The following are from one region of the Sorghum bicolor cultivar BTx623 chromosome 2, Sorghum_bicolor_NCBIv3, whole genome shotgun sequence genome:
- the LOC8081715 gene encoding probable histone H2A.1 produces the protein MAGRGKAIGAGAAKKATSRSSKAGLQFPVGRIARFLKAGKYAERVGAGAPVYLAAVLEYLAAEVLELAGNAARDNKKTRIVPRHIQLAVRNDEELTKLLGGATIASGGVMPNIHQHLLPKKAASSKASVDDDDN, from the exons ATGGCGGGCCGTGGCAAGGCGATCGGCGCTGGCGCCGCGAAGAAggcgacgtcgaggagctccaagGCCGGGCTCCAGTTTCCCGTCGGCAGGATTGCCAGGTTCCTCAAGGCCGGCAAGTACGCCGAGCGCGTCGGCGCCGGCGCCCCCGTCTACCTCGCCGCCGTCCTCGAGTACCTCGCCGCTGAG GTCCTCGAGCTTGCGGGAAACGCCGCGAGGGACAACAAGAAAACCCGCATCGTGCCTCGCCACATCCAGCTTGCCGTGCGCAACGACGAGGAGCTGACCAAGCTTCTGGGCGGCGCCACCATCGCGAGCGGTGGCGTGATGCCCAACATCCACCAGCACCTGCTCCCCAAGAAGGCTGCCTCGTCCAAGGCcagcgtcgacgacgacgacaactgA
- the LOC8084091 gene encoding mitochondrial import inner membrane translocase subunit TIM17-2: MGRTPSYDICPDPVYGYVGFVGDLFSWGLAGGSAVHFVKGFRASPSGARLAGAVNAVRQNAPSVAGRFGAYCIFLSVIEIAASLALRRDDYWTGGTAAAATGGLHGMLRRGGGPGAAARCALLAAPGVVGLDLALDWGLSVNASRLYPQNRQMNVRLPRPWVDASHRRPPQWLKISPSGTREKELRPSWVTKDFGMEQR; encoded by the exons ATGGGCCGTACGCCGTCGTACGATATATGCCCGGACCCTGTCTATGGCTACGTCGGCTTCGTGGGCGACTTGTTCTCGTGGGGCTTGGCGGGCGGCTCCGCCGTCCACTTCGTCAAGGGCTTCCGCGCCTCGCCtagcggcgcccgcctcgccgGCGCCGTCAACGCTGTCCGGCAGAACGCGCCCAGCGTCGCCGGCAGGTTCGGCGCATACTGCATCTTCCTCTCCGTCATCGAAATTGCAGCGTCGCTCGCGCTTCGGAGAGACGACTACTGGACCGgcggcaccgccgccgccgccacaggTGGCCTACATGGCATGCTGCGCCGGGGTGGCGGTCCCGGTGCCGCGGCGCGTTGCGCTCTTCTCGCTGCCCCAGGTGTCGTGGGCCTCGATTTGGCCCTCGATTGGGGCCTAAGTGTGAATGCGAGTAGATTGTACCCTCAAAACAGGCAGATGAATGTCCGTCTGCCCAGGCCCTGGGTAGACGCATCACACCGCCGACCCCCACAGTGGTTGAAGATTTCTCCGTCTGGTACAAGGGAAAAAG AGTTAAGACCGTCATGGGTCACCAAAGATTTTGGCATGGAACAGAGATAG
- the LOC8081717 gene encoding formin-like protein 11 isoform X2: MRHCWSAWLLALCLVSVQLLVAAQNLSPPALTPPLVKEVDDLVDHVWTSCGLDRGSLEDVRKHFNYNHVFDILRTLSGKDTKDSSPETENESAKNLPIDYIKMLIAMLRSDVAQGPPGASATPAPPPAVKSNPSLGEPSSTKPDKNPVPPSETTPKEKTVPQTEKTAAKKEDNSGMPTTALIGLSVSAIALLALLCLCCCVCRAKQGSSSDVRDDKLLVNLNLSNLSAASLKFSQGNPIDINKLGALPLKSEAGQNGNVKQSSSEISKTEVTPAVYNSLAEPMAASTGSFPGSRPTAPPAVPPPAPAPPKAPPSSTPQAPAPLKAPPSSTQVPAPLKAPPSSTPQAPTPHSKPTPILHPESSSPSAPKAAPSPIDAPQPKAAPPPPPPKSTGPPPPAMPGSSKTRPPPLMKKSGNKMDDGANSHEAKTKLKPFFWDKVTAHANQSMVWDHLKSGSFQFNEGKMESLFGYNSVDKTGGDGKKDLLSKDVPQFVRILDPKKAQNLAISLRALSVSPEEVCSAVKEGNELPPDLIDTLLKWTPSNDEELRLRLYTGELSQLGPAEQFLKAIIDIPYIFQRLDALLFMSNLPEEASNVKHSFATLEVACQELKNSRLFLKLLEAVLKTGNRMNVGTFRGGAQAFKLDTLLKLSDVKGTDGKTTLLHFVVQEIIRSEGIRATRAAKKQDCSVSSVDANDTDGNNMQTEDDYKQLGLKVVSNLGDELQNVRKAAILDADQLTMSVASLGHKLGKTKEFLNTSMKSLDEDSRFHHKLKHFAEQSQTDVALLLEEEKKIRSLVRGTVDYFHGSTGKDEGLRLFVVVRDFLAMLEKVCKEVKEASKVAPKKTKTPQPPQASFNDPRRKLFPAIQDQRTDSSSSSSDEDD, encoded by the exons ATGAGGCACTGTTGGAGCGCATGGCTCCTGGCCCTGTGCCTCGTCTCCGTTCAGCTCCTCGTTGCAGCACAGAACTTGTCACCGCCAGCCTTGACACCGCCCCTTGTCAAAGAAGTAGACGATCTG GTGGATCATGTATGGACCTCATGTGGGCTAGACAGGGGATCTCTTGAAGACGTTAGAAAACATTTCAATTACAACCACGTATTTGACATTCTCCGTACGCTCTCTGGAAAAGATACTAAGGACAGCTCTCCTGAAACTGAAAAT GAGAGTGCAAAAAACTTGCCTATTGATTATATCAAAATGCTTATTGCCATGTTAAGAAGCGATGTGGCTCAAGGACCTCCTGGTGCATCAGCAACTCCTGCACCACCACCAGCTGTGAAATCAAATCCATCTTTAGGggaaccgtcctcaacaaaacctGACAAAAATCCAGTTCCTCCATCAGAAACAACACCCAAAGAAAAGACAGTGCCCCAAACTGAAAAAACAGCTGCCAAAAAGGAAGATAACAGTGGCATGCCAACCACTGCTCTCATTGGTTTGTCTGTGTCTGCTATAGCGCTGTTAGCTCTTCTATGCTTATGCTGCTGTGTTTGCCGTGCAAAACAGGGCTCCTCATCTGATGTAAGGGATGATAAACTGCTTGTGAATCTGAACCTGAGTAATTTGTCTG CTGCTTCTCTTAAGTTTTCCCAAGGAAACCCGATTGATATCAACAAGCTGGGAGCACTGCCGCTGAAGTCAGAGGCTGGCCAAAATGGCAAtgtcaaacaaagctcatcagaaATCTCTAAAACTGAGGTTACCCCAGCAGTGTACAACAGTTTGGCTGAACCAATGGCTGCTTCTACTGGTTCTTTCCCAGGATCAAGACCAACAGCTCCACCAGCTGTACCACCTCCAGCCCCTGCACCTCCGAAGGCCCCTCCCTCATCAACTCCACAAGCACCTGCACCTCTGAAGGCTCCTCCCTCATCAACTCAAGTACCTGCACCTCTGAAGGCTCCTCCCTCATCAACTCCTCAAGCACCCACACCACATTCAAAACCTACTCCAATTCTTCACCCTGAATCCTCATCACCATCTGCTCCAAAAGCTGCACCTTCACCAATAGATGCACCGCAGCCAAAAGCtgcacctccacctccaccaccaaaATCTACCggcccaccaccaccagcaaTGCCTGGTTCATCGAAAACGCGTCCACCACCACTTATGAAGAAATCAGGCAATAAGATGGATGATGGCGCAAATTCTCATGAAGCTAAAACAAAGCTAAAGCCCTTCTTTTGGGATAAAGTAACAGCACATGCTAATCAGTCTATGGTGTGGGATCACCTCAAGTCTGGATCGTTCCA GTTTAATGAGGGTAAGATGGAAAGCCTTTTTGGTTATAACTCTGTGGACAAAACAGGCGGTGATGGCAAGAAAGATTTATTATCTAAGGATGTTCCTCAGTTTGTGAGGATACTTGACCCTAAGAAGGCACAGAACCTTGCGATATCATTAAGGGCTTTGAGTGTTTCACCAGAGGAAGTATGTAGTGCAGTTAAGGAAG GAAATGAACTTCCACCGGACTTGATAGACACCCTACTAAAGTGGACCCCAAGCAATGATGAGGAGCTTAGGCTTCGACTGTACACTGGGGAACTGTCTCAGCTTGGTCCTGCAGAGCAATTCCTAAAAGCAATTATTGATATTCCATATATTTTCCAACGCTTGGATGCATTACTTTTCATGTCCAATCTACCAGAGGAAGCTTCAAATGTGAAACATTCTTTTGCTACTTTAGAG GTGGCTTGCCAAGAGCTTAAAAACAGCCGACTTTTCTTGAAGCTGCTTGAAGCGGTCCTTAAAACAGGAAACCGGATGAATGTCGGCACATTCCGTGGAGGAGCTCAGGCTTTTAAACTTGACACGCTCCTTAAGTTATCTGATGTCAAAGGAACTGATGGGAAGACAACACTTCTGCATTTTGTAGTTCAAGAAATCATTCGTTCTGAAGGTATCCGTGCTACAAGGGCTGCAAAAAAGCAGGATTGTAGTGTATCCAGTGTGGATGCCAATGATACTGACGGTAATAATATGCAAACTGAAGATGATTACAAACAACTTGGGCTGAAAGTTGTATCCAATTTAGGTGATGAGCTACAAAATGTCAGGAAGGCAGCAATCCTGGATGCAGATCAATTGACAATGTCAGTAGCAAGCCTTGGCCACAAGCTTGGCAAAACCAAAGAATTCCTTAACACGAGCATGAAAAGTCTGGATGAAGACAGCAGGTTTCACCACAAGCTGAAGCATTTCGCAGAGCAGTCTCAAACTGATGTTGCTTTGTTGCTAGAGGAAGAGAAGAAAATACGGTCCTTGGTCCGGGGCACTGTTGATTATTTCCATGGGAGTACAGGGAAAGACGAGGGCCTGCGGTTGTTTGTGGTAGTGCGAGATTTCCTTGCAATGCTGGAGAAGGTTTGCAAAGAAGTGAAAGAAGCATCAAAAGTGGCTCCAAAGAAAACAAAGACCCCTCAACCACCCCAAGCATCTTTCAATGATCCCAGGCGCAAGCTATTCCCAGCAATTCAAGACCAAAGGACAGACAGTTCAAGCTCAAGCTCTGATGAAGACGATTAG
- the LOC8081717 gene encoding formin-like protein 11 isoform X1, with amino-acid sequence MRHCWSAWLLALCLVSVQLLVAAQNLSPPALTPPLVKEVDDLVDHVWTSCGLDRGSLEDVRKHFNYNHVFDILRTLSGKDTKDSSPETENVSKALPPQIKNTLLNCLSKHPLVVAAQESAKNLPIDYIKMLIAMLRSDVAQGPPGASATPAPPPAVKSNPSLGEPSSTKPDKNPVPPSETTPKEKTVPQTEKTAAKKEDNSGMPTTALIGLSVSAIALLALLCLCCCVCRAKQGSSSDVRDDKLLVNLNLSNLSAASLKFSQGNPIDINKLGALPLKSEAGQNGNVKQSSSEISKTEVTPAVYNSLAEPMAASTGSFPGSRPTAPPAVPPPAPAPPKAPPSSTPQAPAPLKAPPSSTQVPAPLKAPPSSTPQAPTPHSKPTPILHPESSSPSAPKAAPSPIDAPQPKAAPPPPPPKSTGPPPPAMPGSSKTRPPPLMKKSGNKMDDGANSHEAKTKLKPFFWDKVTAHANQSMVWDHLKSGSFQFNEGKMESLFGYNSVDKTGGDGKKDLLSKDVPQFVRILDPKKAQNLAISLRALSVSPEEVCSAVKEGNELPPDLIDTLLKWTPSNDEELRLRLYTGELSQLGPAEQFLKAIIDIPYIFQRLDALLFMSNLPEEASNVKHSFATLEVACQELKNSRLFLKLLEAVLKTGNRMNVGTFRGGAQAFKLDTLLKLSDVKGTDGKTTLLHFVVQEIIRSEGIRATRAAKKQDCSVSSVDANDTDGNNMQTEDDYKQLGLKVVSNLGDELQNVRKAAILDADQLTMSVASLGHKLGKTKEFLNTSMKSLDEDSRFHHKLKHFAEQSQTDVALLLEEEKKIRSLVRGTVDYFHGSTGKDEGLRLFVVVRDFLAMLEKVCKEVKEASKVAPKKTKTPQPPQASFNDPRRKLFPAIQDQRTDSSSSSSDEDD; translated from the exons ATGAGGCACTGTTGGAGCGCATGGCTCCTGGCCCTGTGCCTCGTCTCCGTTCAGCTCCTCGTTGCAGCACAGAACTTGTCACCGCCAGCCTTGACACCGCCCCTTGTCAAAGAAGTAGACGATCTG GTGGATCATGTATGGACCTCATGTGGGCTAGACAGGGGATCTCTTGAAGACGTTAGAAAACATTTCAATTACAACCACGTATTTGACATTCTCCGTACGCTCTCTGGAAAAGATACTAAGGACAGCTCTCCTGAAACTGAAAATGTCAGCAAAGCACTGCCTCCACAAATTAAGAACACTTTGCTTAACTGCTTAAGCAAGCATCCACTTGTTGTTGCTGCGCAGGAGAGTGCAAAAAACTTGCCTATTGATTATATCAAAATGCTTATTGCCATGTTAAGAAGCGATGTGGCTCAAGGACCTCCTGGTGCATCAGCAACTCCTGCACCACCACCAGCTGTGAAATCAAATCCATCTTTAGGggaaccgtcctcaacaaaacctGACAAAAATCCAGTTCCTCCATCAGAAACAACACCCAAAGAAAAGACAGTGCCCCAAACTGAAAAAACAGCTGCCAAAAAGGAAGATAACAGTGGCATGCCAACCACTGCTCTCATTGGTTTGTCTGTGTCTGCTATAGCGCTGTTAGCTCTTCTATGCTTATGCTGCTGTGTTTGCCGTGCAAAACAGGGCTCCTCATCTGATGTAAGGGATGATAAACTGCTTGTGAATCTGAACCTGAGTAATTTGTCTG CTGCTTCTCTTAAGTTTTCCCAAGGAAACCCGATTGATATCAACAAGCTGGGAGCACTGCCGCTGAAGTCAGAGGCTGGCCAAAATGGCAAtgtcaaacaaagctcatcagaaATCTCTAAAACTGAGGTTACCCCAGCAGTGTACAACAGTTTGGCTGAACCAATGGCTGCTTCTACTGGTTCTTTCCCAGGATCAAGACCAACAGCTCCACCAGCTGTACCACCTCCAGCCCCTGCACCTCCGAAGGCCCCTCCCTCATCAACTCCACAAGCACCTGCACCTCTGAAGGCTCCTCCCTCATCAACTCAAGTACCTGCACCTCTGAAGGCTCCTCCCTCATCAACTCCTCAAGCACCCACACCACATTCAAAACCTACTCCAATTCTTCACCCTGAATCCTCATCACCATCTGCTCCAAAAGCTGCACCTTCACCAATAGATGCACCGCAGCCAAAAGCtgcacctccacctccaccaccaaaATCTACCggcccaccaccaccagcaaTGCCTGGTTCATCGAAAACGCGTCCACCACCACTTATGAAGAAATCAGGCAATAAGATGGATGATGGCGCAAATTCTCATGAAGCTAAAACAAAGCTAAAGCCCTTCTTTTGGGATAAAGTAACAGCACATGCTAATCAGTCTATGGTGTGGGATCACCTCAAGTCTGGATCGTTCCA GTTTAATGAGGGTAAGATGGAAAGCCTTTTTGGTTATAACTCTGTGGACAAAACAGGCGGTGATGGCAAGAAAGATTTATTATCTAAGGATGTTCCTCAGTTTGTGAGGATACTTGACCCTAAGAAGGCACAGAACCTTGCGATATCATTAAGGGCTTTGAGTGTTTCACCAGAGGAAGTATGTAGTGCAGTTAAGGAAG GAAATGAACTTCCACCGGACTTGATAGACACCCTACTAAAGTGGACCCCAAGCAATGATGAGGAGCTTAGGCTTCGACTGTACACTGGGGAACTGTCTCAGCTTGGTCCTGCAGAGCAATTCCTAAAAGCAATTATTGATATTCCATATATTTTCCAACGCTTGGATGCATTACTTTTCATGTCCAATCTACCAGAGGAAGCTTCAAATGTGAAACATTCTTTTGCTACTTTAGAG GTGGCTTGCCAAGAGCTTAAAAACAGCCGACTTTTCTTGAAGCTGCTTGAAGCGGTCCTTAAAACAGGAAACCGGATGAATGTCGGCACATTCCGTGGAGGAGCTCAGGCTTTTAAACTTGACACGCTCCTTAAGTTATCTGATGTCAAAGGAACTGATGGGAAGACAACACTTCTGCATTTTGTAGTTCAAGAAATCATTCGTTCTGAAGGTATCCGTGCTACAAGGGCTGCAAAAAAGCAGGATTGTAGTGTATCCAGTGTGGATGCCAATGATACTGACGGTAATAATATGCAAACTGAAGATGATTACAAACAACTTGGGCTGAAAGTTGTATCCAATTTAGGTGATGAGCTACAAAATGTCAGGAAGGCAGCAATCCTGGATGCAGATCAATTGACAATGTCAGTAGCAAGCCTTGGCCACAAGCTTGGCAAAACCAAAGAATTCCTTAACACGAGCATGAAAAGTCTGGATGAAGACAGCAGGTTTCACCACAAGCTGAAGCATTTCGCAGAGCAGTCTCAAACTGATGTTGCTTTGTTGCTAGAGGAAGAGAAGAAAATACGGTCCTTGGTCCGGGGCACTGTTGATTATTTCCATGGGAGTACAGGGAAAGACGAGGGCCTGCGGTTGTTTGTGGTAGTGCGAGATTTCCTTGCAATGCTGGAGAAGGTTTGCAAAGAAGTGAAAGAAGCATCAAAAGTGGCTCCAAAGAAAACAAAGACCCCTCAACCACCCCAAGCATCTTTCAATGATCCCAGGCGCAAGCTATTCCCAGCAATTCAAGACCAAAGGACAGACAGTTCAAGCTCAAGCTCTGATGAAGACGATTAG
- the LOC8081713 gene encoding 54S ribosomal protein L24, mitochondrial, translating into MSFRAQEMYKKVVRRVGGEGKLPAELMKSVKDMLPDSNVVMGRAKRGIFAGRHIRFGNKVSEDGGNKSRRSWKPNVQEKRLFSYIHDRHIRVKVTTHALRCIDKAGGIDEYLLKTPYNKMDTEMGIVWKAKIEKMYSDLAEMEVGFFPPEEEAKIKEGFDEVRAAKRDFRREARRALAKQRQLEASSAGDDQTSEVTDTKEEVSDAAAKV; encoded by the exons ATGTCGTTCCGGGCGCAGGAGATGTACAAGAAGGTGGTGCGGCGTGTCGGCGGCGAGGGGAAGCTGCCGGCGGAGCTGATGAAGTCTGTGAAGGACATGCTCCCCGACAGCAATGTCGTCATGGGGCGGGCCAAGCGCGGCATCTTCGCCGGGCGACACATCCGGTTCGGGAACAAGGTCTCCGAGGACGGCGGCAACAA ATCAAGGCGATCATGGAAGCCAAATGTTCAGGAGAAGCGTCTTTTCAGCTATATTCATGACCGGCACATTAGAGTCAAGGTTACCACACATGCACTTCGGTGCATTGACAAAGCTGGTGGGATAGATGAATACCTCCTGAAGACACCTTACAATAAAATGGATACTGAGATGGGGATAGTGTGGAAAGCAAAGATCGAAAAGATGTATTCAGATTTGGCCGAAATGGAAGTAGGCTTCTTCCCTCCTGAGGAAGAGGCTAAGATTAAAGAGGGCTTTGACGAGGTTCGTGCTGCCAAGAGGGACTTTCGTAGGGAAGCAAGACGAGCTTTGGCAAAGCAAAGGCAGCTAGAAGCAAGTAGTGCTGGTGATGACCAAACGAGTGAAGTCACAGATACAAAGGAAGAGGTATCTGATGCTGCTGCTAAAGTCTGA
- the LOC8081716 gene encoding probable histone H2A.2, producing the protein MAGRGKAIGSGAAKKAMSRSSKAGLQFPVGRIARFLKAGKYAERVGAGAPVYLAAVLEYLAAEVLELAGNAARDNKKTRIVPRHIQLAVRNDEELSRLLGTVTIASGGVMPNIHNLLLPKKSGGGSAKAAAGDED; encoded by the exons ATGGCCGGGAGAGGTAAGGCGATCGGCTCGGGCGCCGCCAAGAAGGCCATGTCCAGGAGCTCCAAGGCCGGGCTCCAGTTCCCTGTCGGAAGGATCGCCAGGTTCCTCAAGGCCGGCAAGTACGCCGAGAGGGTCGGCGCCGGCGCCCCGGTCTACCTCGCTGCCGTGCTCGAGTATCTCGCTGCTGAG GTTCTCGAGCTGGCCGGGAACGCGGCTCGTGACAACAAGAAGACCCGCATCGTTCCGCGCCACATCCAGCTCGCCGTCCGCAACGACGAGGAGCTCTCCCGCCTGCTGGGCACGGTGACCATCGCTAGCGGCGGTGTCATGCCCAACATCCATAACCTGCTGCTCCCCAAGAAGTCCGGCGGCGGTAGCGCCAAGGCTGCTGCTGGTGATGAGGACTAG
- the LOC8084090 gene encoding uncharacterized protein LOC8084090: MARVEAVVICLLVLAMDVAAGVLGVHAEKAQNQGRNLRILFIECRQPVRRAYELGIAAAAVLAAAHAIANVAGGCACACSGDKLRRASPNRQMASFALVLTWMVLVVALALLVLGALPNAKRKLAECGVARHRFLSIGGVLCFVHALFCAVYYASASAAAREDRRAGAAPHA; this comes from the exons ATGGCGAGAGTAGAAGCGGTGGTCATCTGCCTCCTGGTCCTCGCCATGGACGTCGCCGCCGGCGTGCTCGGAGTCCACGCGGAGAAGGCTCAGAACCAG GGCAGGAACCTGCGGATCCTGTTCATCGAGTGCCGGCAGCCGGTGCGGCGGGCCTACGAGCTCGGCATAGCGGCGGCCGCGGTGCTGGCGGCGGCGCACGCCATCGCCAACGTGGCCGGCGGCTGCGCGTGCGCCTGCTCCGGCGACAAGCTCCGCCGGGCGTCGCCCAACCGCCAGATGGCGTCCTTCGCCTTGGTCCTCACCTG GATGGTCCTCGTCGTCGCGCTCGCGCTGCTGGTGCTCGGCGCGCTGCCCAACGCGAAGCGGAAGCTGGCGGAGTGCGGGGTGGCGCGGCACCGCTTCCTCTCCATCGGCGGCGTCCTCTGCTTCGTGCACGCGCTCTTCTGCGCCGTCTACTACGCCTCCGCTAGCGCCGCCGCGCGGGAGGATcgccgcgccggcgccgcgccGCACGCGTAG